Sequence from the Mugil cephalus isolate CIBA_MC_2020 chromosome 20, CIBA_Mcephalus_1.1, whole genome shotgun sequence genome:
GGTGGCGCTGCTGCGCAGAATGGAGCACTTCAGCCATCCTAACATAGTCAAGTAGGTTAACGAGATATTTATCTTACTCATGCATTAACCCCtcttttaattaacaaaatatatacaggAAAAGTACAACAATGCAAAAATGGTCAGGATGAAAGGACTTACAAATCAAAGATGCAACAAATAAccaaaggcaaaataaaatggCTCAAGGCTGAATAAAGTTCAGccaatattatatttttcacaCAAACTTCTTGTTTTGGTCACTTtggaaattaaactaaatatctTCTAAATAGGACATCAATatggctttaaaaacaataatatttggCCGTTGGTTAGCAATTTGACATAATATTTGACATAATATAATTATGAGAAGGCTGTTCACATACATTTTGGctaggtttatttttttcacattttttctgaCAAACCAAATAATTCATGCTGAATATTTAACTTTGGAATTTAGAAGATTATTAAGGTCAATCCAAAAAGTATGAATGTAAACACATTCCCAAAATAAGTGAGATATTGGTTCATCTGTAATGCCACAAAAATGCAAAGTGTGTGAATATTTATCTTATATTTTATAAGATTAATCTTGAGTGGATAGCATCtatgcagtattttaaaatacTTACCTCCCTTATTTGTAATAATACGTTTTCTTGACCCATGTGTTTTTCCATTCTATATCATTGTATACATTACTCCAATAGAAGACTGCTGAAGTTTTGGAAACAATATCTCTCTGAATAATACATCTAATACAATTATTAGTGGCTTTGTCACTTTTTAAAGGGCAAACATTACCAATATAAAGTACTGTGAAACCACAtatgaggttgtgctgaaaataaGGATGGCAAACAAGGCAAGGTAAAcaatttttaagatgaaatataaaaccaaGAATAGTAAAACATGTCAATGTATACTCTGGACACCAGAGGATTAAGTAGTAACAattgtaatgttgtgtttggtctttttttattaattattttcttaaaagcACAATTTTCAAATCTGCAGACTAAACATTCTGTCTACTGGTGCAATGATTTGTTTAAACACTGGCCTTGTTTACTCTGCAGGCTGCTGGATGCATCTGTTGCACCTGCAGGAAATAGCCTGGACCTCACTCTGGTGCTGGAGTACATTGACCAGGACCTGACCTCCTTCCTCTCAAAGGTCCCCTCTTCTGGACTGAGCCGTGCCTCTATTAAGGTATGCACTCActatctggttttattttaacatcccAGCTCGAGCTTGAGATAGAATAGTAATTCTTCCTTTACTGCTCCCAGGATgtgatgctgcagctgctgcgaGGGCTGGACTtcttacacacaaacatggtCCTGCACCGGGACTTAAAACCGGAAAACGTCCTGGTCAGCAGCCGCGGAGAAATCAAGATTGCGGACTTTGGACTGGCACGGATCCACACCTTCAATATTGCTCTTACTCCTGGTGTAGGCTTGATATCAAGTATTAAATGCTACTCTATTGAGGTGTATTTCTGTCTGTACCTTTGTCTGAGGTGAAATATgttcttttgtcatttgtttcaaccctgtctgtgtgtctttgttttcccctccctctttctgatCAGGTGGTAACACTGTGGTATCGAGCTCCTGAGGTGCTGCTGAACTCTGTTTACATGTCCTCAGTGGACATGTGGAGCGTCGGTTGCATCTTTGCCGAGCTCTTCCTCTTGAGGTAAGGACGTAACAGCCATGTGTAGCTGGAAGAAATATATCAGGCTGCTTCTGAACAGCTGTGAAGACGCAGATAAAGCTGCCGTGGGATTTTCACTGAGCCTTGTACTCCTTCTGTCACACAGACCGTTGTTTCAAGGATACACAGAGGTGCAGCAGCTGCAAAAAATCTTTGAGTGAGTATTTTTATGCTTCCTCTAGGCATCTAATCAACTGGGTTTGCACCACTGAAAATCAGGCAGTGATGATGTTCTTATTTATTGATTCAATACAACCATGGACCCAAGTTATCACACTGTCTTAATGAGTTACAGCGGGTACAAAAAGAGACCTTGATGTCACATGTGGCTACTTTCAGAATCAAATTCTCATCATGTGAAGACACGTCTTCACTTACAAAACTCACTTAAAAAACTCAGACAAAATCTGAGCTCTTGAAGGATTTTTCTGACAGTTGCATGATAGTAGATGAACTATGGGTCTCAAAGAGCTTCAAAAGGATTGTTGAAAGGTATCGCTCAAGTGAGTGCTGCAAAAACATCTTCAGCGCATTAAATACCATGAAGATAAGCAAGTTAATTAAATATGGTACAACAGGGACGTGATCAAAAACTGAACTTGTCAAAAACTGTTGAGAATACAAAGAGAAAACTGACCAGGGAAGCTGTCAGGATGCtgacaacaacattaaagaaGCACCTCTTTCTGGCAAGTATTGATTGCTCCCCATGTGTGAAAACTATCTCACTATTATGTCTGcgctgtggggtggggtggcaAGATATCACTCACTCTTCCAGAACcttgtggaaaaaagaaaagaaagagaaaaaggatgAGAACAAGACTGAGCTTCTTGCgcaaaactgtaaaagaaaacctAAAGGCCACTATAACAGCAGTGAAGcacggtggtggcagcatcatgttcgGGTGCTGCTTTTCTTCAGTTGGAACTGGGCCTTTGGTTTAGATTCTGATATATACCTCCAAATTAACTGAACAATGGCTTCAGCACTGAACAATTATTGTTCTCAAATGCCATCACAGTGATGGATCTAGGATATTTTTCATGAAAATCAAGTTCAAGTGGCAGCTGACAGGGTGTTTCTACTGtagtgtatatattattatagtattaCATTAGGGGTGTTAATTCTGTGtgtttgattagatttttttcctgGAATGACTCAGTCTCATTTCATAGGTtgtagttttttaaataatctagtatgatgaaaatgaaaggaaaattgCTTGACAAAATGTACCTGCTCTCTCGTCTGTAGCCTACTTTTAGAGTACTTCTCCTGTATAATGTCAGAGTAGCATTTACTTTCTGGCCTGTGCTGCTCTTCAGTGGCTCCTTGTTTCATGCTTGTCAGGGTGATTGGTTTGCCCAGTGAGGAGGACTGGCCTGAGGACAGCCTGATCTCGTACTCAGCCAAGTGGGGACCCAGAGGCTCCTGCAGCGAGCTGCTTCCCAACCTGAGCCCAGACGAGAACGACCTGCTGTCTGTGAgcacatctgtgtttgtgtttgtgtcgcAAAGATCACGTTTCACACTGCGGCTGTGTACATATCCCTTCCTTAACTACTCATACACTACGCTAAATACTGCAGTTTGCAGTATAGTAAGTATGTGGGGATTAGGACAAACTCAGATAAAAATACAATGCAATGCATAGTAAACATGAAGTGATTTTGGACTCGAAGCTTCTTTAGTACTTTTTAGTActtaactaaataaatgttaGATGGCAAAATATACTGTACTGTaaagacaaagaagacaaaaagcTGTTTTAGCTGATCCCTAACACTTGAAACTTGTTAggaatttaatgtatttaatggAAGCTAATTAGCATATTGAGGCTGTTAGCTAATTAtcatgttttacagtttttaaaaattataCCTTTGACACAATGACAAATCAAAAATCATCATCATGGATCACCCAAAACATTGCTGCTTATCTGGAGAGACATGTGAATTAATTGAAATCAAAATCAGACCATCCAAACTCAagtgaggcttttttttctgttttgcattaaaGTGGTGGATCAGCCGACTAACCTTGCCATCGCCAGAATTATGCTGCTGGTtaggctaaaaaaaataaataacgttGTTTGTACTGTTGCTTGCTCTTGTGCATGAATAGAACTCCTAAATAATTGTTTTGCTGTATGTCGAGCTGCTGTGTGCACAGATCAGGGGAAGTATTTGTATTAGTTCATAGAGGAGAGTAAGATCAGTTGGCCTCCCTCCAAACTGCTTATATGGTGGTATATCTCCTTACCTGCAGAAATGTTTGACATTCAGACCAAGTGGTCGCATCTCAGCCGCCAAAGCCCTGGCCCATCCTTTCCTTGTGAAGCACTGAAGAGTTCGGTTGAATGAagagtggagggaggagaaatTGCTGCTCGGATCTTCCAGTAATCTGcaattaactttaaaaaaaacgtgGTGCCCTAAAATCAGCTCTACACTTTGTTCCTACATGGCTTGTTGATAGGCTTTGAGagagtttaagttttatttttaagtttgagGTTTTACTCCTGTTGACTGTCCCTAAATAAGGAAGGCCTGACTTATAGAACATGGGTCCTACAGCACATATTTTGATAAAATccaaaaacaggaagtatgTTTTAGGTAATTCCCTCTTAAGAGTTTTAAATACTTAGTTGTGATTCTAAATTTGACAGTGTTCATGTGAATGGAGGAGCAGTATTTTGttctttgacatgttttttttccccccaaaatgtAGCGCTACTTTGCTGAGTGTCACTATTCTATCTGGCTAAATGCTACAGACGACACTATTTTGAATACTTTTAAGTTGAGGGATGTGTTCTtaatgtttaaacaaaaaaagattgtgACTTGTATGCCTGAGGAGATGTAAccctttatttttgatatttttgtgaAGATATTTATGGTGCAATCTGAGTAGATTACATCTGTATTTATGTTCGTATTgacataactttttttttatgtgaattaAACTGTTCAGTCAAGaagcatttctttaaataactGCCTCTTATATATGCCTCTACATTCCCATACAATAAGTTTGTATGTTTGAAACACTGACTGGAAGTAATATAACAATATTTATACTGGTTTGAACCGACGGAACTCGGATGTAATTTAACGTGCAATTTCAGGATGTGAACGGAAGGGGGTGCTGTTGAAACACAGTTGAGGGGTGCGCTAATTGTTTCCTCCCTACCCTCAGCCCCACATTTCTGTGAATTATGGAATAATAATTGATTTTGATCAGTTGCACTTAAAGGGTCAGTGCGCACACATTTTCCCTCTTCCGTGTTCCACGCTCGTgcgtgaaatgtgaaaaacaaaatcgtGTGAGAATATAATCAGCAAACATGGagtaacaaaaacatttcagtcacTAATACTCTCAATTATTGAagatgaatttatttgttttatatgtataGTCTTATTTTGACACTTGATTTGTTTATTAAGGATTTTGACAACTCAGCGTACACGTGTCCGCTTCATTATCCAGAGCAACAGCATTGTTTCCGTACAGGTAGTTGGTTTAtgataatttaattaattaatttgggACTTTGTGAGCACAATGTAAATTGAGCGATTAGCTAGAATTTGGCACACGGCTGCACGTCGAGGAATCCGTTTAGATCTCGGCTGATATTCTACTTCTCCAGTGCGGTGTAACTAAACTGAATTGGAATCAATTAAATTGACCAGAAGTGACACGAAGTGACCCCGGGGCTTCAGAGGCTCCAGTTGTGCGTAAACCCACAGCTCGGCGATAGAAGCGTCTCCTGTGCAGTGCAGGGGGCGTCCCGCGGCTCGCCCATCTATTTATACACCCCCCTTAATACGGTGCGCCACCCGCAGCTGCGAGTGTGACTACATTTGGAGCGACTCACGGTGGTGAAGGACCAGTGGGGAGGGACCGCCGGGCTGGGGAAGGCACACGGCTCGCTGTGCATGTAAGTACACATGTAATACTCTATCCGTCATTAATGGCGCCTGACGACAAATTTAAGCAGCCGAGGACCGAGTGCTGAATATTTGATCTCAAGTCACATGCTACGACCTATCACCTGTATGAGTGGCTGAAGTTTGGACTCTGCTGCACAAAGAATCCGCATACTTGTTATTGTTCAGTCACTTTGTCTGTTAACAGATCAACGAAGTATTGTTGAAAAACTAATCGGAAGGCGACGTTTTTACGCGCTCTGACATGTTTTACGCACAGTTTACGCACGAGTTCCCTCTGCGGTTCTCTGCTCCTCACATTCGCCCATCCAAACTGCCATAAGGCGCAATATTTTATCTCCATTGGCAGCATGTACTGTCCATTAAGGATAATGGCCGCCTAAATAGTTTGAGACTGCATGTCCACAGGGCCTGGACTAGAGCAGAGGAGCTATGAAAGAATCTGAAAGCTGCTCTTCCTGTCAGCCCCTCGAGCCTCTTGACGTAAACTTGGATATCAGTTAAATGCTCAACAGGATTTGGAGCTGCTGTTGTCAGATTAAATACCCATAATTTACTTCTGAACAATGCAGTACAAGGGAGTGTAAACCCATCCTCATTCATGATTTATTACCGTCTCCATTCGTAATATGCAGAAAAGGCCTCTGACGATGTGTCCTTGAGTCCTTGAGTTGTGGACAAGCGGATGTGGTTTTAGTGCAGGTGGCTCAGCAGGGCAGGTGTAATTGCTCGGAGGCTTATTCTTGGCCAACCTCTTAATCTGGTTTACTTTGCTTCTCCTGGACCCCGAGGACCTATTGTTACAtaatatcaacatttttttctggctttAATGAAGGCATTGTGTCAGTTTAATAGCTGACTAATGGTTATATTTTCAATGTGCCACGGTCAGATATATACCGATATATTCATGTGGGTGCTATGTAGGAAGTGATGGGTAAGATATTGGAATTTATTTCTCCAACTCAATGAGTTTTTGGCCTTCCGTTTAACCTTCTGGATCAGCTAATTAGAAAATTATGTCAAGTCCCCGACAGGAGGTAGAGACTGAGTCATGTGCTCACCCGCCAGCTTTATAATGTCAACTAGTGTCGCTGGATTAGAAGCTCATGATCCCGGTTGAGCCTCATTGGCATTCTCCCTTCCAATCCACAATCCTCCAGCTCATCACGTGCCTCTGCTCTTCAAACAAGTGTGTTGAAACGCTCAACTCATGTTTTGCCAACAAAACTGGAGGTAGCGTGGCGTCAGTGGGCCTGGGGATGCAAGAGTGTCACTCTCTTTGGGTCTGGAGGGGGAGGTGAGTGTTTTTAGTGAAAGCACCTGCGCAGGTGTTGTGAACTGAGGAGAAAAGTccttgagcttttttttttttgccacatgcAGGGATCACTGTATCTAGAAAAGTTATCTCTGGAATGGGAATTCACCATCTTCGTATTGTCTCTAAGCGTGGCCCTCAGTTTATTCAATGGATGGTTGGCAGTGGTGCAGACTTGGGCATTTTTTTGGGTGTTGTTGTGCTGATGATTAGATTTACATAAAAGTCACATCTTTTACTTTGGGAACTCAATTCAGCCCTACAGCAGAGCCATGGGGTGAGCTAAGTCTGTGGCTCACGTCTCTTTGTTTGCCCTCTATTGTGCTTCCTGCGCCAGGAATGCTGACATCCGCAGTTTTTgaaagcacacagacacatatgcaaacacacatttatgtttgtACATATTAGTCAGCACAAACCATAACTCATTTGTTGACAGAGCTGCTGGTTagctgtggtttttaaatgcaATAGTAGTACTATTTATAATTATTCAGGTTTTGAAACCGTGTAGGCCAcagggaggttttttttttgcttcaaacatggtaattaaattcaaataagTCCTCAGTTGTCCGCTCTTTGTTGACGTACAGCTGTGAAATGACTGATGCAGCCTGTTAGATAACACCAGATAACACAAGCAAACAGTGACTCGTTCGGCTTTGGTTGCTTGGTGTTTGCTAAGACGACCAAAAAGGCTGCAGACTCAGTGCCATAGAGGCTTGGACCCGGAGCAGAGCTGAGCTGTGGTGTTCAGTTTCTGTGCAAGGGGAGATTCCTGCATGGCACTGCAGGCCGGCACAGGTCATCTTACACGGAAAGGAGTTAGATGAAGGATGCGCTTTTAGAAAAACGGTTAATATGTAATGAAGGTAGCCAGTCATCGATGTTGTCATGGGTCTTTCTTAGAAAACATGTAGCTCTGAGACAAATACtcgttttattttcagtcttcCAGGGCAAAGTGGGACAGACTGCCTCCCAACCCTATCAGCAAAGCGAGAGGTCATTGGGTCTGATGGAATCTGAATTTTATTGGAAGAAAGTCtggctcctgttttttttttacctcagctGATAAGCGGAGAAAGAGCATCCAATCTCCTGATTGTCCCTAAATGCTTTGCAATCATTTTGGGAGCAGAGTATCGTCTGAATCCTTCTGAGGGACACGGACGTCATGGAGAACCCGGTCCTGGAGCCCAGAGCAGAGCGGATCGCCCGCTACAAAGCTGAGAGGAGGCGAGAGCTGGCCGAACGCTACGGCAACATGGAGGAGCTTCCTTCCAAGTGGGTGAGGAGGGATGGGAAGGAGGAGCACGAGCCGGCGAGCCGACCCCGCGGGGGGCCGTTGAACTCGGACGGCCTCAGTGAACGAGTTAACGGCCGAACGCAAGAGGTTACGAACGGATTAGAGGCCGAAGCCGGCTACCAGAGAAGGTGAGGCAAAGTCTGCAGTTCACGAGTGTGCAAGCTGTAACCAATAGGATGATATAAAAGTTAGATCTGATAATCTATAAGCTGATAATCTCTATTAATGTGATATTCTGTTACCGGAACTAATTGTAaatggaggagcagctgagtACTGATATGTGTGTGAACAGATGCTTTAGGTCTAATTGGTTCAAACACCAAATAAGACTATATATTCTGGCTACATAACTATGATGACATATCACTTTCCTCAGGCCTTTTGACCTTGGCATCAATACATGTTGTGTGCATTGTTCTGTAGCAGTATGTTTATATGTTAAATATGCAGTAAAgtcacagactgtgtgtgtagAGGATGTGGGTGTCCTACATCTTTTTATGTGTCATTTATATGTGCCTGCATCTGTCCAAAATTAGTGATAAAATGTGGTTAAAGAAAGTACAGCAATCGATGGTAGTTGCTAAGCTTTTTTGAAATTGACCCCAGAAATGACAAGATTATGATGTAAAGTCTACCCACTAGTATTATACACAGGCTACGCTTCCATGTACAACAACTCTTTTGTCCTGCGACCTTTCAGCTGCACCAGATCCTTGACTTCACCTCTTGCTCTTTGGCCCTTGTTACTAATTAAAAGTGAGAGCTCTAAATCAATGGTCCCAGCAGGGGGGTTTAAAGCCTGCCTGGCTCTTATCTTCTATTTGGTTTTTACTGTCTCAGCTGCACTTTTTGTCATTAGAGCAATATTGTACTCTGTTCCTGAGAGAGTGCTCCTCGCCCCTCGCTCCCCGCTCCTGCATCCTCACCTCCTTCCGTTCACTTCCCTCCCCCTGCAGGCAGGGTTGCCAGGACTCTGTCGGCATGCTtagtggggaggaggagcacTTTGTCCCTCTTGGTCCCGACGCCCCGCAGCTCCGCACTCGGGTGTCGGTGGGCCAGTTGAGAAGTGCCCTCCTGCAGCAGACGGAGAGCGGAGCGCAGCCTGAGAAAGCGTAGGGtcacctgcatgtgtgtgatccGGACTGAAACAATCAGACTGTGTACTTTCTGTGACAACATCTGTCCTCGTTTcagcttgttcttcttcttcttcttccaccccCTCTTATTCTGTCACACTAGCTGCCCCGACGCTGGGCGAGCCACGTCCTCTCTGGACCTGGCTGTGAAGCCGGGCTCTGAGGCGGGCCGGCGGCGCACCCGGCGATACTACCCTGGAGGTCCAAGCGGTGGTCGCAAAAACAGCGAACGCTTCAGGacccagccaatcacagccaatGAGATGGAGGAGAGCAGCGGGTAGGGGCAAGCTGAAGATGCTGGCGGCAGTGgcctttttgcttttgtgttgtcatgttttgAAAATATTGTGTGATTTCCCTTTGGTAACAGAGCTTGTCCCTCAACTAATCCCACTGCGAAGTGGCAGATTTCTCAAGAGATGCAACACTATAACTATCCTccaaagaaatatattaaattattatattatatataatataagaTATTTGGTCCTcacataataaaatacagtaatctTGAAGCTGAGGTGTGGCCAGCACGGAGGCTGGTTTGCATGGGTTTGCCTTCCCACTGAGCATGCAAATACTGCACAGTATCAGGCCGTCTGAGCTGAACGgctggcacacaaacacatcattgtAAATTTGAAGCAGCACTGGAAAGGGAACACGCAGGAGAGATTCAGTTTTTTGCGGCGCCTTTCTGTTCACATTTTCCCTGATGAGCGCCTCCTTTGCCTTTGTCCCGTCTTCCAGGCTCttgggtggagaggaggaggaggacagtaaAGGTAAAGCCGCCTCCTTCTTTGGTTCGTCTTCGTGTCACTTTTGAAAGCGCATTTCACACACTGCGGGGAAAACTTAAAGGGCAACGTAAATGGCACAACGCGTACAAGGTTTCTGATAAGCCAACTGTTTGGCGTGTGCCTCAAAGTCACACAGTTGCCTCCATAAATTAGGTTTACGGCTCAGGAAATAAACCAGGTTATATTTTTAGGCTGACAATGTTTAATCTCTTCAGCGATGACAGATTCATGTCGCACAAAGCCAGTGGACTGGGCCAGTCCTGCCGCTGACCCGCACCATAAAAAGATTACAGGCTAGTCTATACTAAGATTGACTTACAGAGAATTTACACAACTGTTAAACAAACTGCAGAAAGAAGTAGCTCTTAATCGGACTTCACAAAATATGACACATCATTATCGGATGTAGAACTAATTAACAAGTATTTGTAGCAAAATGAGCTTTAAGTGTTTAAGTGGAACtttaatttataatatattaCTTAAATTGTCAGTTTAGCGGAGTTTAGGGTTGGGATTAATAAGGTCAGAAAAAGGAAACGTATACATCTTTATGAAATATTGGATAATTTCATCTTCTGAAAATCTACttcaattattaattattattattgtgtattttatgaGTTTATGTGTTAAGGACAAGTACAGCAAAACATTTGCAGGAGAATTGTAGAATGTAAACAGTGAGACGTCTTGTTGCCTGTTTTACAACCTTTATAACCTTCGGCATGTTTGTTGTCACATGATGATTTATGTCTTCCTTCTGACAGGGGACGTGAAAACTGACGACCGAGCCAAAATGAGCGTGGCAGCCAAGATGTCTTTGTTCAAAGTGAGTCTGCATCCGCCGTCGCCGCGGTGAGACGCCGTCCTCAGCGGCTCGGGTTATTTTATCAAGATGGCGCGTCCTAGACGAACTCGTCCGACCGGACGGGGCAAACACGGCCGACGCTGCACTGTTGAATCTAACATTTGAATGCCTCTGTCGCGGCCCGCTGGTAATCTGTTGTGAAACGCTGAATGCGGTCGCCTCGGCTGCTCACCTTACACTCTGAGGCGTGTGTCGTGAGCCCGGCGCTGAGCACACGGAACACAGCCTGATCACGCTGAGGGAATATGAATGGTCAAACAGGTGCAGGCCTTGGGCGCGCAGTCTGGGTTTTTGTCTGCTTATTTAAAGAAGGGCTAAATTTATGACGAATGTGCATTCAAAACTGGCGCGCAGCCCCTCAGAATCCCGATGATTTCATCTCTCATAGAAGATGCGACACTCTGCGGATTTGCTATCATTCCAGCATTTCACCTCCTGCTCAGTTTTAGTCCTGAAGCATCAGGTGTAAATGTGCCAGGCGCTGTATTGCCATTAACAACCAGAGCAGCTGTGTTATAATTAGCCTTCTGCTCTGTGGAGGCGGGCGGGGAGGTAACTGAAGCTGCCAGTTCTCTGGTTACACGGTGACCTGTTGGGCTGGCACGTAGCAAGTAGCCAAGACACTCCACCTTACTGCTCGCTGCTTTATTCACCAGCTATCTTACCcgctccccctccctccacctgtcCATACGAACAGAACAGGAGACATCAGCGAGGGGAGTTTTCACTGCCATGTTTTGTGGCCACTCTGATTACTTATTCATCGTGGTGACTATTTAACCCGAATGCCCGGATCCACCCGCAGCAGAGGGTGCCAGATGCCACGTGCATTGTGATGACATTAAAACTGTCCTCCcctgcaggagctggagaagtCCGCTGTCTCCGAGGCCCCGGGCTTCCTGAAGCCTCGCGCGGGCGCCGTCTGCCACGAACGCAGGGCGCGACGCAGCAACGACCACCGCTTTCTGACTCAGCCGATCACCTGCGAGGAAATGGTGGCAATAAGGTGGGGGAGAGAATCAGTGTCGCCAAACCACATCATTAGTGTTGTAATTACACTGTGTGTAAGTGACTTGCTGTGAAGAACTTTAAGAAAAATAGAAGCACATTATTAGCTCATATGCTCATATAAACTTCCCTGATGAcactaataacacacacacacaataagtTATAACAATAAGTTATTGACGTGTGCTAAATATGACAAAAGGCGGCAAACTAAACCTGTGCATTACCCTTGCTCCTAATTCTTAGCAAATGTGCATACTAAACATATATGGTGCATATAATAGAGACTATTTTCAGATACACATTTGCTGCTCCACTGA
This genomic interval carries:
- the cdk21 gene encoding cyclin-dependent kinase 6 — translated: MNVCAKPLPYELLVEVGQGSYGKVYKAREVGGKQRLLAVKKYNVRGDTLQNGIPTFMIREVALLRRMEHFSHPNIVKLLDASVAPAGNSLDLTLVLEYIDQDLTSFLSKVPSSGLSRASIKDVMLQLLRGLDFLHTNMVLHRDLKPENVLVSSRGEIKIADFGLARIHTFNIALTPGVVTLWYRAPEVLLNSVYMSSVDMWSVGCIFAELFLLRPLFQGYTEVQQLQKIFEVIGLPSEEDWPEDSLISYSAKWGPRGSCSELLPNLSPDENDLLSKCLTFRPSGRISAAKALAHPFLVKH